One part of the Ovis canadensis isolate MfBH-ARS-UI-01 breed Bighorn chromosome 8, ARS-UI_OviCan_v2, whole genome shotgun sequence genome encodes these proteins:
- the LOC138444646 gene encoding trace amine-associated receptor 2-like yields MYSFMAGAIFITVFGNLAMILSISYFKQLHTPTNFLILSMAVTDFLLGFTIMPYSMIRSVENCWYFGLTFCKIHYSFDLMLSITSIFHLCSVAIDRFYAICYPLQYSIKMTIPVIKQLLVLCWSVPGTFAFRVVFSEAYADGIEGYDILVACSSSWYILFNSLPGTTHFTVDIFSLASNIYLS; encoded by the exons ATGTATTCCTTTATGGCTGGAGCCATATTCATCACAGTGTTTGGCAATCTTGCCATGATCctttccatttcctacttcaaacAGCTTCATACACCAACCAACTTTCTCATCCTCTCCATGGCGGTCACTGATTTCCTGCTGGGATTCACCATCATGCCATACAGCATGataagatcagtggagaactgcTGGTATTTTGGGCTTACATTTTGCAAGATTCATTATAGCTTTGATCTGATGCTCAGCATAACATCCATTTTCCATCTTTGCTCGGTGGCCATTGATAGATTTTATGCTATCTGTTACCCTTTACAGTATTCAATCAAAATGACGATTCCAGTCATTAAACAGTTGCTGGTTCTCTGCTGGTCAGTCCCCGGGACATTTGCTTTCAGAGTGGTCTTCTCTGAGGCCTACGCTGATGGAATAGAAGGCTATGACATCTTGGTTGCTTGCTCTAG CTCTTGGTATATACTATTTAATTCACTGCCAGGCACTACACATTTCACTGTTGATATTTTTTCTCTTGCAAGCAACATTTACTTAAgttag
- the LOC138445112 gene encoding trace amine-associated receptor 3, with translation MDLTYIPEDLSSCPKFGNKSCPPTNRHFHIRVVMYSIMIGAMFITIFGNLVIIISISHFKQLHSPTNFLILSMATTDFLLGLVIMPYSMVRSVESCWYFGDGFCKFHTSFDMMLSLASIFHLCSIAIDRFYAVCYPLHYTTTMTISMIKWLLAFCWSAPALFSFGLVLSKANVSGMQNYKILVACFNFCALAFNKFWGTILFTTCFFTPGSVMVGIYGKIFIVSKRHAQVIDNMPENTKGEARKNLSKKKDRKAAKTLGIVMGVFLACWLPCFLAVLIDPYLGYSTPMTVLDLLVWLGYFNSTCNPLIHGFFYPWFRKALKYIVSGKIFSSHSESANLFPEAH, from the coding sequence ATGGATCTAACGTATATTCCTGAAGATTTATCCAGTTGTCcaaaatttggaaataaatccTGTCCTCCCACCAACCGCCATTTTCATATTCGAGTAGTAATGTACTCAATTATGATCGGAGCCATGTTCATCACTATCTTTGGAAACTTGGTTATAATCATTTCCATATCGCATTTCAAGCAGCTTCACTCTCCCACAAATTTTCTGATCCTCTCCATGGCAACCACAGACTTTCTGCTGGGTTTGGTCATTATGCCATATAGCATGGTGCGATCAGTAGAGAGCTGCTGGTATTTTGGGGATGGCTTTTGTAAATTCCACACAAGCTTTGACATGATGCTAAGTCTGGCCTCCATTTTCCACCTCTGCTCCATTGCTATTGATAGATTTTATGCTGTGTGTTACCCTCTACACTACACAACCACAATGACCATCTCCATGATAAAGTGGCTGCTGGCATTTTGCTGGTCAGCccctgctcttttttcttttggtttagtTCTATCCAAGGCCAATGTTTCCGGTATGCAGAACTATAAGATTCTTGTTGCTTGCTTCAATTTCTGTGCACTTGCTTTCAACAAATTTTGGGGGACAATATTGTTCACTACATGTTTTTTTACTCCTGGCTCCGTGATGGTTGGTATTTATGGAAAAATCTTTATTGTTTCCAAACGACATGCTCAAGTTATAGACAACATGCCTGAAAACACAAAGGGGGAAGCGAGAAAAAACTTATCCAAGAAAAAGGATCGCAAAGCAGCCAAGACCCTGGGCATAGTAATGGGAGTGTTTCTAGCTTGCTGGTTGCCTTGTTTCCTTGCTGTTTTGATTGACCCGTATCTAGGCTACTCCACTCCCATGACAGTACTTGATCTTTTAGTGTGGCTTGGGTACTTCAACTCCACTTGCAATCCTCTCATTCATGGCTTCTTTTATCCATGGTTTCGGAAAGCTCTTAAATATATAGTGTCAGGAAAAATATTTAGCTCCCATTCAGAAAGTGCAAATCTATTTCCTGAAGCACATTAA